One genomic window of Haliotis asinina isolate JCU_RB_2024 chromosome 4, JCU_Hal_asi_v2, whole genome shotgun sequence includes the following:
- the LOC137282416 gene encoding uncharacterized protein: MREEAPYPGFDATGSYQTPRQMPRVKPEAEEISRKHKGSINLFAIDDRDTGPGPAPLPVPKCNTYEAKQNYELGRTGNVGNLLGGKVTPRPDPGACPNARVKPEASGIADNHKGKGTAALFTNYGNLPRSARSEPRVKPEAQVNASMDLGGRMSSILHNPKDLPETPKPVPRVKPDADDNASLGKGKQMNKIMGRYGETPRSMRGVPRVKPEAENNAALDQGKRMGNLFTSYGNQPTSARPAPRVTSGGEDSANLDKGGRMSRLMHDAGSFPAPSAPPPRATNSAARRIGKKNRGTMGQIFSQSSKWHLVSQPGRSTKAF; this comes from the coding sequence ATGAGGGAGGAAGCCCCGTACCCCGGGTTTGATGCCACCGGGTCGTACCAGACGCCCCGTCAGATGCCGAGGGTGAAACCGGAAGCAGAGGAGATTTCCCGGAAGCACAAAGGTTCAATCAACTTATTCGCAATCGACGACAGAGACACGGGTCCTGGGCCAGCTCCCCTACCAGTTCCTAAATGCAATACCTACGAAGCTAAACAAAACTACGAGCTTGGCCGGACGGGAAACGTTGGCAATCTGTTGGGTGGTAAGGTCACGCCCCGTCCAGACCCAGGGGCGTGTCCCAATGCTAGGGTCAAACCTGAGGCCTCAGGTATCGCCGACAACCACAAAGGAAAGGGCACTGCAGCATTGTTCACAAACTATGGTAATTTACCGAGGTCAGCACGATCGGAACCAAGGGTCAAGCCTGAAGCACAGGTCAATGCTTCGATGGATCTTGGAGGTCGTATGAGTTCGATATTGCACAATCCAAAAGATTTGCCAGAGACACCTAAACCTGTTCCAAGAGTGAAACCAGACGCAGACGACAATGCCTCATTGGGGAAAGGTAAACAGATGAATAAGATTATGGGTAGATATGGCGAAACTCCACGGTCGATGCGGGGGGTACCACGTGTTAAACCGGAAGCAGAAAATAACGCAGCGCTTGATCAAGGCAAACGGATGGGCAATCTGTTCACGAGTTACGGCAATCAGCCAACGTCTGCTCGACCGGCTCCCCGAGTGACGTCGGGGGGTGAGGACTCTGCAAATCTGGACAAAGGCGGCCGGATGTCCCGACTGATGCACGACGCTGGTAGCTTCCCGGCACCATCGGCCCCGCCCCCTAGGGCAACCAACTCGGCAGCAAGGCGGATTGGCAAGAAAAACCGAGGCACTATGGGACAAATATTCTCACAGAGTTCGAAATGGCACCTGGTTTCCCAGCCGGGTCGAAGTACGAAAGCGTTTTAG